The Planctomicrobium piriforme genome includes the window CTTCCGTCATGGAGTGGAGCCGTTCGAGATCGGACGGGATTCGATCTCGTCCGTGTCCTCCGCCTATGCCGACAAAGGAACCTTCCCGTTCAACGGGACGATTGAGAAGGTCGAGTTCCAGCTCAAAGAAAAATAACGGGCTGGAACACAACTGAAACTTGAGCAGCTTGAGGGCCGCGGAGGATACCATCTCCACGGCCCTATTCATTTTTGAAGGGTTACCCAATCATCCAGTGGATGATCGAATTCAGAACGGCCAGCAGCAGGGCACCCAGAAATGCCGAGCCGAACTTCTGGATTTTGATGCCGGGCACGAGTGCCGCCACGAGCCAGAGCATCAGGGCGTTGATCACCAGCAGGAACAGCCCGAACGTAATGATCGTGATCGGCAAGGTCAGTAGCACCATGACCGGTCGCACCAGCGCGTTAACGATGCCGAGCACCAGCGCGCCGAGCAGCGCCGGACCCCAGCCGGAAACGCTGACCCCTTTCACATAGTTCGACACCAGCATCAGCAGGGCGGCGGTGATGAACAGGTGCGCCAAGAATTCCAGCATGATCGACCTCCCGCAAGGCGTTGATTTCCGAACTGAACAGAGCAATGGCGGCCATCTTAACGGAGGCCAAGTTTTGAGCCAGTGGAGTCGCGCATCAGAGCATTTTGCGAAATGAGTTGCCCGGCCTTGCCCCGCGGAATTCAGCCATTCTATGGGTGAGATCGCGTACGACGCGGGCACCCGGTAGAGCAAACTGCTCTAGACTCGCGGATCGTCGGCGGCAAACCGGTAACCGACGCCCTGTTCGGTCAGCAGATAACGGGGACGGGCGGGGTCGTCCTCCAGTTTGCGTCGCAGGCTGGCGACAAACACCCTTAGATAGTGATTCTCGCGAGAGTCCTGCGGTCCCCAGACTTCGCGCAGGAGAAACCGGTGGGTCAGCACCTTGCCGGCATGTTTGAGCATGGTCACCAGCAGCTTGTATTCGAGCGGGGTGAGATGCACTTCGGTTTCGCGGCGATAGACGAGACGGGCGGTGAGGTCGACCTTCAGGTCACCGATCGTGACGACTGACGATTCCGCGGCGCCTCGATTGGTGTGACGCAGGGCAGTCCGCAGTCGGGCGAGCAGTTCACCTATGCTGAATGGCTTGGTGACATAGTCATCGGCACCGGAATCGAGGGCCTGAATTTTCTGCGTTTCCTGATCGCGTGCAGACAGCACAATGACCGGCCCCGTGAACCAGTCTCGCAGTTGCTTGAGGACGTGTTGCCCGTCCAGATCCGGCAGTCCGAGATCGAGAATCACGAGATCGGGAGGCTGGCTGGCGGCGAGACGCAGGCCGTCCTGACCGTTTTCTGCTTCGAGGACGCGGTACCCCTCATTCGACAGCGACGCCTTGAGGAACCGCCGGATGGGCTGTTCATCTTCGACAATCAGAATGAGGTGGTCGCCGCCAGGCACGGGGGAAAGAGTTTTCAGTTGTCAGTTTTCAGTGATCAGTTGAAGAGACAGTCTCTATTGCGAGTTTACTTGTTGTCCGGCTTTGAACTGAATACCGACCACTGAGAACTCTGGCAGACGGTCTAAGTGGACTGCGTGGTTTCTTCAAGGGGGACGTGCGGGGCGCCGGGTGCCAGGGGGAGAATAGCGACGAATTCGGCTCCGCCCCCTGGACGATTCGAGGCGGAAATCTGGCCGCCATGTGCCTGGACGATCGCCTGACAGATCGCCAGCCCCAGCCCGCTCCCCCGTCCGGAATCGGCGCCAGGTGATGCCCGGTAGAACTTTTCGAAGATGCGCTTTTCAGTCCCTGGTTCGAGACCTGGCCCGGCATCGGAGACGGTCAGTCGCAGCTTGTGGGAATCGATGGCCGCCGTGATGCAGACCGTTGTCCCGGGAGGCGTATAACGGGCGGCGTTCTCCAGGAGATTCACGAGCAGTTGTTCGAGCAGCAGGCCGTCAAACAACATCAGCGGCAGGTCATTGGGCAGTTGCACTTTGACGGGATGGTTTTTGAGTTCCGACGCGGTGCGATGCAGCGCGGAGCCGACAATTTCTTCCAGGACGTGCCATTGTTTGTTGGGGGAGACCGCGCCGGCGTCGAGCCGCGACATCTGCAGGATGTTCTCCAGCAGGCGGTTGAGCCGCTGGGCTTCTTCCGCAACCGATTCGAGAAGTTGTCGTCGGACCTCTTCCGGCAGAGAGGGGGTCTGCAACAGGCTGCTGCTGGCCCCGGCAATGGCCGCGAGCGGCGTCTTGAGGTCGTGCGAGACGCTGCTCAGCAGCGTGCTGCGAACCTGTTCTGCTTCGGCCCGGATGCGTGATTCTGCGGCGTCGATGGCGAGCCGATCTCGTTCAAGGGCGAGCGCGAGTTGATTCGCGCAGGCTTCGAGCAGCCGACGCTGGTCAGGTTCGAGCAGTCGCTGCACATCCGGGACGAGAATCGCCAATGCTCCGGTTGTCTCCTGTGAAGCAGTGATCGGGAAGAAGAGGGCAATCGCATTGGGCAGGGTGCTGGTGCCGGCGCCAGCGAGTTGATCGTGTTCGATCACCCAGTGCGCGGCCGGCTGACTGACGGGATGCGTTGCGATACGGGTGCGCTCGCCATAGAGCAGTCGAGGCGGGCCGGATGGTTCACGGAGATAGATGGCCACTTCGCCGCCGCAGAGATCGGCAATCTCCTTACCGGCGACCGCCACGAGAAAGACGCTGCCTGAAAGCGAACTGAGCTGCTGCCCGAGATGATACAGGGCGGCAGTTCGTTGTTCGCGAAGTCGGGTGCGTTCGACCTGAGTTTTCAAACGGGAGGTGAGCGTGCTGATCCCAAGGGCGATTGACAACATCACCGCGAACGTGACGACGTATTGCGTATCGGCGACGGCGAAGGTCCAGAGCGGCGGCACAAAGCAGAAATCGAAGGTCAGCACAGCGACAATACTCGCGAACACCGCGGGGCCGCGTCCCAGCCAGTAGGCGGATACCGCCACGGCGGCCAGAAACACCATGACGGTATTGGCCTCGGCATCGGCGACCTGAAGATGCTTGAGCAGCCAGGCGACGCCGGATCCCATGGCGATGGCCGCCAGCGACATCAGGTAAGGCCTCCAGGGCCAATCGCGGCTGGCGGACCATGGGCGGGGTATTGGCGAGCCGCCTGCTTCCCCGTGAATGATATAGACGTCGATATCGCCGCTCTGCTCGAGCACATCGTCGACGATGCTGCCGAACAGCCGCTTCCAGCGTGGATGCCGGGTTTTGCCAATGAAAATCTTCGTGACGTTCCGCGATCGGGCATAGTCCAGCAGCGTCGTGGTGAAGTCGCTGCCGGAGAGAGTGATCGTCTCGGCTCCAAGCTGTTCGGCCAGACGAAAATGGCGGGCGATCTGCTCCTGTCGCGACGGCGAGTCGGCGATCGAGTTGAGTTCGATGGCGACCGCCAGCCAGGGGGCGTCGAGCGCGGCGGCCATGCGTTTGGCGGTGCGGATCACCCGAGTGGTGGTCGGACTGGGGCCAACGCAGACCAGCAGTCGTTCCCCCGTCGCCCAGGACTGCAGAACCGACCGTTCGCGTCGTCCCAGTTCCACGTCCTGATGCACGCGCTGCGCGGCGTGCCGCAATGAGAGTTCACGCAGCGCCGAGAGATTCGTCTTCTGAAAGAAATTGCCAGCGGCGCGGCGGGCCTGCTCGGGGAGGTAGATACGGCCTGCCTGCAGCCGCGACAGCAGCTCTTCAGGAGGGATATCAATCAACTCAAGTTCGTCAGCGGATTCGATGATGCTGTCGGGGACAGTTTCTCGCACAGCGATGCCGGTCACCTGTGCGATGACATCATTCAGGCTTTCGATGTGCTGGACGTTGAGCGTGCTCCAGACTTCAATTCCCGCCCCGCGCAGCTCTTCCACATCCTGCCAGCGTTTGGCGTGACGTGAGCCGGCCGCATTGGTGTGTGCCAATTCGTCGACCAGGATGATTTCGGGATGCCGCCGCAACGCGGCATCGATGTCGAACTCACGGAGCGTGACCCCCCGGTAGTCGAGCGGCTGTTGAGAAAGCGTTTCGAGCCCTTCCAGCAACGCTTCGGTTTCGGCACGGCCATGCGGTTCGACATACCCGACAACGATGTCCTGTCCGGCGGCGCGAGCTCGCTGGGCGGTTTCGAGCATGGCATAGGTTTTTCCGACACCCGCCGCGTAGCCGAAGAAAATCTTCAGCGTGCCACGCTGCTTCTGCGCTTCTTCCGCCTGAACGCGGGCGAGAAGGTCATCAGGTGTCGGCCGTGCTGTCATGCCGTGGAGTTCCGGAAGTCATTTTCGGAATAAATTGAGGTGTTCAATTTTGGTTGATGTGGTCGAAGTCGCAAATTGTCAACTTCATGTTATGCAACGTTTCGCCCCTCACCCCCGGCCCCTCTCCCCTGAGTACAGGGGCGAGGGGGGATTTACGGAGTCGTTACTGGATGGGACTGGTCGAGTTCCAGGTTCGCTTGCAGCACGTTGACGCGTGGTTCGCCGAAGAGTCCCCATTGTCGGATTTCGGTATGGTGCTGCACAATTGTGCGGACCTCGTCCACGGTCATCTTCCTGATTGTGGCAACGCGCTGAATCTGATATTCGGCGGCGGCCAGGCTGATGTGGGGATCAAGTCCACTGCCGGAAGAGGTAACGAGATCGACTGGCGGAGACGATTCCGGGCAGGGATACTTTTTCAGTTGTTCGATCCGCGACGCGGCAGCGTCCTTGAGCGCCGGATTGAGCGGTCCATAGTTGGAACCGCTCGACGCAGCGGCGTTATAAGCAACTGGACTCGTGGCGGAGAGCCGTCCCCAGATGTATTCGGGACGCGAGAACGACTGCCCGATGAGTTCGGAGCCGACGACGGTTTCCCCGGACCGGATCAGGCTGCCGCCCGCCTGACGAGGGAACGCCGTCTGGGCGATCAGCGTGACAGCGGCTGGATAAACGACGCCGGTGACGATGGTCAGCAGCGTCAGCATGAGAACGGAAATTCGAAGGTGCTGAAACATGGTGAGTGGCCTGAAAGAAGTTGGTTGTTTCGGAAAGGAAATCCGAAGCACGAAATTCGAAATTCGAAACAAGATGGCAATTCAAATTCATTTCCTGAAGCAGCGTCTCTGATTTGCAGCAATGATGTTTCGAATTTCGTGCTTCGGATTTCGAAATTCGACTCGTGTTCGTCTCGACGTCCTATGCGAGTCCAAGGGTCGACAGCAGGACGTCGATCGCCTTGATGCCGATGAAGGGGACGATCAGTCCGCCGACTCCGTACACGAGAAGGTTGTTCCGCAGCAGTTCCGCGGCCCCGACCGGGCGGTACTTCACCCCTTTCAGAGCGAGCGGGACCAGGGCGATGATGATCAGGGCATTGAAAATCACCGCTGACATGATCGCGCTGGCGGGCGATGCCAGGTGCATCAGGTCGAGTTGCTTCAGCACCGGGTAGGTCGTCGCGAAGGCGGCCGGCAGGATCGCGAAGTACTTGGCGACGTCGTTGGCGATGCTGAACGTGGTGAGCGCTCCGCGAGTCATCAGCAACTGCTTGCCGATGTTCACAATCTCAATGAGCTTGGTCGGATTCGAATCGAGGTCGACCATGTTGCCTGCTTCCTTGGCCGCCTGTGTACCTGAGTTCATCGCGACCGCCACGTCGGCTTGAGCCAGCGCTGGGGCATCGTTGGTGCCGTCTCCGGTCATGGCGACCAGTCGGCCCCCTTTCTGGTATTCGCGGATCAGCGCCAGCTTGGCTTCGGGGGTCGCCTCGGCCAGGTAGTCGTCCACTCCGGCTTCGGCGGCGATGGCAGCCGCGGTTAACGGGTTGTCGCCAGTGATCATCACAGTCTTGATACCCATCTGGCGGAGTTCCGCGAAACGTTCCTTGATTCCCCCTTTGACGATGTCCTTGAGCTCAATCACCCCGAGTACCTGGGCATCGCGGCTGACGACCAACGGCGTTCCCCCAGAACGGGCAATCTGCTGTACCGTCGTGCGAACCGCTTCCGGGAGATGGCCGTTCTGCTGACGGACGAAGTTTTCAATCGCGTCGGTCGACCCTTTGCGAATCTCATGTCCTTCGATCGTCACGCCGCTCATGCGAGTCCGCGCCGAGAAAGGAATGAACGTCGGCTTGGCATGTTCCATATCCCGCCCGCGGAGGCCGAACTGCTGTTTGGCGAGGACCGCGATGCTGCGGCCTTCGGCGGTTTCATCGGCGATCGACGCGAGATGTGCGGCGTCGGCAAGATCACGATCAGGAACTCCGGGGGCGGCGTGGAATTTCGTTGCCTGACGGTTTCCGAGCGTGATCGTCCCGGTTTTGTCGAGCAGCAGCACGTCGATGTCGCCGGCAGCCTCGACCGCACGACCGGACATGGCAATGACATTCGCCTGACTGAGACGGTTCATTCCGGCGATGCCGATGGCCGAGAGCAGAGCGCCAATTGTGGTCGGCGCGAGACAGACCAGCAGGGCGACGAGAACCGTGAGAGTAATAGGCGTCCCCTGACCGGAAGCCTCGATGCTGAACAACGAGAACGGCAGCAACGTGGTGACGACCATGAGGAAGATCAGCGTCAACGCGGCCAGCAAAATCGCCAGCGCGATTTCGTTGGGGGTCTTCTGCCGCTGCGCTCCCTCGACCATGGCGATCATGCGGTCGAGAAAGCTCTGACCGGGGAGCGTCGAAACGCGAATGATGAGATGATCCGAAATCACTCGCGTGCCGCCGGTGACGGCACTACGATCGCCGCCGCTTTCCCGAACAACAGGGGCGCTTTCTCCGGTGATTGCGCTTTCATCGACCGACGCGACCCCTTCAATCACGTCGCCATCGGCGGGGATGGTTTCGCCCGTCGCGACGATCACGACGTCTCCCACCTTCAGCTCGGCGGCAGGAATCTCAACGGCCGTCTTGCGATCAAGATCGGTGAGCTTCTTGGCCATCACGGAAGTCCGGGCACGGCGAAGTGCGGCTGCCTGAGCCTTTCCGCGACCTTCGGCAATCGCTTCAGCGAAGTTGGCGAACAGCACCGTCAGCCAAAGCCAGATCGAGATGCCGAGAATGAGTTGCGACGATTCATTCGTGCTGACGAACAGAGAGTTCACCCACAGCAGCGTGGTGAACAGACTGCCCAGGTACACGGTGAACATCACCGGATTGCGAAGCTGCACGCGCGGGGTGAGCTTGCGAAACGAAGCGATTGTCGCCTCTTTGAAAAGTTGAGGGGTCAACATGGGAGCAGAATGGTTTGAAGTACTCATATGTCCTCCGCGATTAAGCGGCATGCTGAAGAAGTTGTTCGACAATCGGCCCCAGGGCGAGGGCTGGAAAGAAGGTCAGCGCCCCGACGACGATCACCACGGCCGACAGCACCATCACAAATAAGGGAGAGTGCGTCGGCAGCGTGCCTGGCCCGGGCGGGACCAGTTTTTTCGCAGCCAGTGAACCGGCAATGGCCAGCATCGGCAGCATCACACAGAGCCGCCCGACCAGCATCGCCAGTCCTAGCAAGCCGTTGTAGAAGGGGATGTTGGCGCCGAGCCCGGCAAAAGCGCTGCCGTTGTTGTTGGCGGTCGACGAGAGTGCGTAGAGCACTTCGCTAAAACCGTGCGGACCGGGGTTATAAATGGTCGCCCGACCGACGGTGGTCATCACGGCACAGGCGGTGCCGATGAGAACCATCGCACAAGGAAGCAGGATCACGAGCGAGGCCATCTTCATTTCGTACGCACCGATTTTCTTGCCCAGGTATTCAGGGGTGCGGCCGACCATCAGCCCAGAGAGGAACACGGCGACGATGGCAAACGCCAGCATGCCGTAGAGTCCGGAGCCGACGCCGCCGAAGATCACTTCCCCCAGTTGCATCAACCACATCGGCACG containing:
- the kdpB gene encoding potassium-transporting ATPase subunit KdpB encodes the protein MSTSNHSAPMLTPQLFKEATIASFRKLTPRVQLRNPVMFTVYLGSLFTTLLWVNSLFVSTNESSQLILGISIWLWLTVLFANFAEAIAEGRGKAQAAALRRARTSVMAKKLTDLDRKTAVEIPAAELKVGDVVIVATGETIPADGDVIEGVASVDESAITGESAPVVRESGGDRSAVTGGTRVISDHLIIRVSTLPGQSFLDRMIAMVEGAQRQKTPNEIALAILLAALTLIFLMVVTTLLPFSLFSIEASGQGTPITLTVLVALLVCLAPTTIGALLSAIGIAGMNRLSQANVIAMSGRAVEAAGDIDVLLLDKTGTITLGNRQATKFHAAPGVPDRDLADAAHLASIADETAEGRSIAVLAKQQFGLRGRDMEHAKPTFIPFSARTRMSGVTIEGHEIRKGSTDAIENFVRQQNGHLPEAVRTTVQQIARSGGTPLVVSRDAQVLGVIELKDIVKGGIKERFAELRQMGIKTVMITGDNPLTAAAIAAEAGVDDYLAEATPEAKLALIREYQKGGRLVAMTGDGTNDAPALAQADVAVAMNSGTQAAKEAGNMVDLDSNPTKLIEIVNIGKQLLMTRGALTTFSIANDVAKYFAILPAAFATTYPVLKQLDLMHLASPASAIMSAVIFNALIIIALVPLALKGVKYRPVGAAELLRNNLLVYGVGGLIVPFIGIKAIDVLLSTLGLA
- the kdpC gene encoding potassium-transporting ATPase subunit KdpC — encoded protein: MFQHLRISVLMLTLLTIVTGVVYPAAVTLIAQTAFPRQAGGSLIRSGETVVGSELIGQSFSRPEYIWGRLSATSPVAYNAAASSGSNYGPLNPALKDAAASRIEQLKKYPCPESSPPVDLVTSSGSGLDPHISLAAAEYQIQRVATIRKMTVDEVRTIVQHHTEIRQWGLFGEPRVNVLQANLELDQSHPVTTP
- a CDS encoding response regulator, with amino-acid sequence MPGGDHLILIVEDEQPIRRFLKASLSNEGYRVLEAENGQDGLRLAASQPPDLVILDLGLPDLDGQHVLKQLRDWFTGPVIVLSARDQETQKIQALDSGADDYVTKPFSIGELLARLRTALRHTNRGAAESSVVTIGDLKVDLTARLVYRRETEVHLTPLEYKLLVTMLKHAGKVLTHRFLLREVWGPQDSRENHYLRVFVASLRRKLEDDPARPRYLLTEQGVGYRFAADDPRV
- a CDS encoding sensor histidine kinase, which produces MTARPTPDDLLARVQAEEAQKQRGTLKIFFGYAAGVGKTYAMLETAQRARAAGQDIVVGYVEPHGRAETEALLEGLETLSQQPLDYRGVTLREFDIDAALRRHPEIILVDELAHTNAAGSRHAKRWQDVEELRGAGIEVWSTLNVQHIESLNDVIAQVTGIAVRETVPDSIIESADELELIDIPPEELLSRLQAGRIYLPEQARRAAGNFFQKTNLSALRELSLRHAAQRVHQDVELGRRERSVLQSWATGERLLVCVGPSPTTTRVIRTAKRMAAALDAPWLAVAIELNSIADSPSRQEQIARHFRLAEQLGAETITLSGSDFTTTLLDYARSRNVTKIFIGKTRHPRWKRLFGSIVDDVLEQSGDIDVYIIHGEAGGSPIPRPWSASRDWPWRPYLMSLAAIAMGSGVAWLLKHLQVADAEANTVMVFLAAVAVSAYWLGRGPAVFASIVAVLTFDFCFVPPLWTFAVADTQYVVTFAVMLSIALGISTLTSRLKTQVERTRLREQRTAALYHLGQQLSSLSGSVFLVAVAGKEIADLCGGEVAIYLREPSGPPRLLYGERTRIATHPVSQPAAHWVIEHDQLAGAGTSTLPNAIALFFPITASQETTGALAILVPDVQRLLEPDQRRLLEACANQLALALERDRLAIDAAESRIRAEAEQVRSTLLSSVSHDLKTPLAAIAGASSSLLQTPSLPEEVRRQLLESVAEEAQRLNRLLENILQMSRLDAGAVSPNKQWHVLEEIVGSALHRTASELKNHPVKVQLPNDLPLMLFDGLLLEQLLVNLLENAARYTPPGTTVCITAAIDSHKLRLTVSDAGPGLEPGTEKRIFEKFYRASPGADSGRGSGLGLAICQAIVQAHGGQISASNRPGGGAEFVAILPLAPGAPHVPLEETTQST
- a CDS encoding phage holin family protein, whose amino-acid sequence is MLEFLAHLFITAALLMLVSNYVKGVSVSGWGPALLGALVLGIVNALVRPVMVLLTLPITIITFGLFLLVINALMLWLVAALVPGIKIQKFGSAFLGALLLAVLNSIIHWMIG